cagTGATTAATAAAGGAAAATTGACATAACTAATTACGGGGAAAAAATATAAAGCAGTAAATTTGTGAATGTAGAAAAAGGAAGGATGaacttatataaatataaaagtttaaaTTCCTCCAACCTCAtataaacatacaaagaaaggACACAGAGTGAATTAATTAGTACCAGCATTTGGTACTGGTGAGTGACACTGAAACTAAAATATAGCCAAACACGCATCATCAGTACAATAATTTTCACAGCTTATCTATACCATTATATGAATAATTTGTTTCTAGTATTTACAGGACCATCCTAGGTTTAGCTAGCTATGCCCTGATCCTTATTATATATACATGCATGTATAATTCATTTACTTTTATAAGTTCAGACACAACTAATGTATATGAACTACCTTTCAGATCTGAATATTGGTTACAATCCTTGCTGATAACACTTGAGCCACTGCATTGCTGGTTCATAGTCCTCTTGTAAGGTACAAAACGATTATGCTCTTTCATTTTCATGTAAAGTAACATGATACACgtacataattcaaaaaatgaGTGGTCCATACatgtatattttctttttttaaattatttgaaactGGACTTGTTCACAAAAGACATTTTTTACTCACTTAAAAgtagtttatatatattgtagatacaaatttttataaatttattatttcattatataattttgttgaagtattataaaaacatttattttccaATTTTGAAAGCATTACACAGAAAATTATGGGCTTCAATAGCAAACTAAAGTtttttacactaaaaaaatgaaagcaattataaataaattaaaaaagtataagtatgaaatgaattaaaacattaatattttttacttgccTTGAAAAATGAAACTAACAAATTAAAACCAACTCAGGATAAAGAAATCATGAAATAGCATTGGAGCATGTATCAATCTCATGAAATAACCTAGGAAGAAAACCATCAAGCTATTTTTAGCATCAATGCTAAGAGTGTTAGGAAAATTAAATTATCAATCCACAATAAGTGTTAGCTAGTCTAATGCTATGTAATAATGTATCATTTGACTAACACTTTGTTAGTTGGCCATTAATGTTGATTTTATTATTGGCTAGATTGATGCTCTTTCTTTAAACTCGTTGTAAAAGAGTTCATAAATTTTATCTCACCTAATACCTAATGTATATCAAACAAATACCAAAAACTAGTTGTATAAGTTGATTTCATTTAAGTTATCCAAAGTGtatgaattaattttattttataaaaaagcaATATCTATcttatatatagagagagagtgagagaaagagagagtgaGTCAGTGAGAGTGTGAGAAATGAATATAAAATGACATACTTGCAATCCACAACAATATATGTAAATGAAAtgttcaaaattaaattaagtctTTTCTGATTATCTATATCCAGGAGAAAGAGATTCGgttaataaatgaataaaattctTTGGATAAAAGTTGTAAGTAGCAGTATCTTTTAAACCCCACATTCTGGTTGTTCAATCAGTAATGTTTTGTATTCACTGAAATTAATATTCATGTGTGATTCCATTATTATCTTTAAAAGATTGCTATTGATCATACTATCTTTATGGAATCTAAGCTCTGAGTACATATAAACTTTTCAATTTGTTTTCTGTCTGATCTGGAAATAgatgttaaataattttctttatgaATTTTAACATCAGTGTGAAAACTTCCATTAAATAAGTTACAATAatatcaacaaatattttttttattataatttgcaTAATTGATTAATGAATCAAGTATATAAATGACACATAAGAAAATTTTACGTGTAACCatttaaatatgtaatatttttaataattaaaaaataattaacaaataaTTTGTACCTTGtttggttaaatatattttaattttatctataACATTAGTGaggatatttaaaatatattgatcTCTTCTCTACCAGTCacaatagttaaaaatataaaaataaattaaagatgtTTAATGATTataaaacaataaagacaaatctgaataaaattatataaaagaattCATTAGTAAATTTCATAGTTTTCAGCTTTCTTATTCTAAACAAAGTTGGCATGCATGAGTATAATATGTTTTTCAATATGAGTTAAGTTAATTAAGTATGTGAGCTTTAGAAAAATTTGTAAAGTGAGTATTGTTATGAAAAAGAAAGTTTTTTAGTAGTATTGTATGAAAGAAGAGAATAGTGTAAAGAAGTTGTAGAGGAGATTAACAGTAATTGAAGTGTGTAATTGAGAAAGATAAATAGACTTTAGGGTTGAGTTTAGGTGAGATGGAAATGGTGCAGTGATGCATGGTGGGAGTATAGATACAAATAAACAAGAGTACGGGGTGGAAGTCTGTGGCATCAGTCTCATGGTCTCATGGTCATGCGCTGGTATTGCAGGTCGGCGCCTTCCCTTTCTCTCAATTCTCTAACTGTATTAATCATCACACTCCCACTCCAATTTTACTCATTAAACTATTCATCATGCGTTCCCACATACCTTCAATGCCCTCCTCCAAATACTCACCAGAGTCAACCCCCTTCTTCTCCTCTCTTAATTGCACATTGTTTAAGGAGACACTCACATAAACCTAAGAGTCACTCCATAATATTATAACAATCTGTGGACTCTTCACTTCAACACCAAACGAAAACCCTTTcacttcattcattcattctaCTAGCTACCTCTTTTTTATTCAAAtcataatttaatacaaaaaaagaaTACATGTACGATCACGATGTGGTGGCGCTCTGTTCCCCTTCATCCACACATAATGTTTGAGGCCACATGATTATTTTTATGGAAACCCGATCAAGTTACCTCTTTTTCACCATCCAAAATCTCTCTACCTCAATAAACTATTTACACCAAACTTCATTCCTTCATTGCCATAGGAAAACCAAACCCTCCCTTATGGAAATGCCACAAATTTCTTCCAACTCCAATGTTTCTTTTAATTCAATACTCCTTCTATGCATACCTATACTCATGTCATTGTCTCACAATAAACCAGTcttacaaaaatttaaataaaccaATGCCTAGCATATCATATAATTTTAAGAGGTAGATAGGTATTATCTATGGGAAGTAATGGTAATtagtaataaatataaatggaTAGGTAGAGAGGGAAGAGAAGAATTTgaagagaaataaataaaaaggataaTAATGCTAGAAATTAAGGAAGATAAAAAGGACAATATGTCACAAAAAGAAGCGGGTTTTCCGGTAGAAAAGGACGTGGGGCGCAGAAAGGTATTTGAGATGACACGTGGAAGAAGATGGAACGTAGGATGATGATGGGAAGTAGTATGGACGGTGGAGATGAGATGAATGACATCCATTCCATTAGAAttagaatttttgtttttgataaaaaagaatGAGAGGAGTACTAAGTTACTTAGTGTGGAGTGAGTTTGTTTTTGTGATAGTGCTAAGTTGCTTACTTAACCACATCACAGGCCACAGACACAAAAGGAGAAGTggtcagaagaaaaaaaaaagggcTCTCATAAACTCACGCCAACAAtcagagagagaaaaaacaaataaaggaGAATGGGATTGGAAACTTAAATTAGAGGTGCAGCACAGAACAGCACAGAACAGCACAGCAGAGAAGGCATGGCGGCGTTTGCAGTGCTGTAAATCACGCTTTTGTGATTGTTGCTTCGCTCTAATTTATTAATGCACCTTGGCGTTGGCCGAGGGAGAATGAGTTGAGGGCGCGATTAACGCTGCCCCGACACTGTTCCTCCTCTGTCCTCCACCAACAACCCTTCAAATCAATTCTCTCTTTAACTACCCACCACACAACACCTATTACTACTGCCTCCACAACTTAATCCATATCAGAACAACAAAGAGAGAGAAACACAACACAACCATACAAGAACCTAgcattttttaacttaaaaaaaaaaaaaacaaaagatcccTAGTGGTTGTGTAGTTGTCTCTCTCTTACCTTCTCTCTCCCAATTTCAGAACGTAGGGAATTAATTGAAGCAGAAGCTGTTGTCGTGGATTGGAGTGTTTTATagtagtaattaattattattaattatttatatttataattgtgTGTAGAGCGAGTTGTTTGGTTGAAGATCGAGGTATTGTTCTTGATATGGATTTTCGAAGGACAGAAACAGTAGAGGAGGCAGAAGAATGGCGGGTATTTTCTCACTAGGAGGTAGAGGAAACAACAACGAAGAGGAGATTCCTCCCCCTCCCGATACCCTATACTGGTATAACAACAAGAATGACGACGTTTCTTCTTACCACCACCACCGAGGAGGCGGTGGCTTTGAGCTATGGAACCAACAGCAGCAGCAACACTTTATGGACCAGGGTCCTCCACAACCACGACCCCTCTTTCACCAAGATCTATACTCCGCCTTGGGTGTTGGTGTTGGACCCAGCAGGCCTATCTCCGATGATCAGTCTTCATCGAGATCCGGCTTCATGGTGGGAGGAGGAAGCGGGAGTGGAAGCGGTGGGATTAGCTGTCAAGATTGTGGAAACCAAGCTAAAAAAGATTGCCCTCACATGCGGTGCAGAACATGCTGCAAGAGCCGGGGCTTCGATTGCCAAACCCATGTCAAGAGCACATGGGTACCGGCTTCACGCCGTCGCGAGAGACAGCAACAACTCTCCACGTTACAACAAAACATTGAAAGTTCTGGAGAGCTTCCGAAAAGGCAGAGAGAGAGGGATCATAATAACCCCACCTCCtcttctctcgcctgcactcgcttgcCTTCCAATCCCTCCTCCTCAGGTATATACTATATATCACTACTACTACTATAGTCTACGCACTACTACACTTATACAATATATCTTCTTCTCTTCGTCATCATCATCTTTTACTTGTCTCGTCTTGTCACACTGCTACATGGACTACCACAAGCACCTCACAGTTTGAGTGATTGACTCTTGAGAGAGAAAAAGGGAAGGAAAGCAAAGAAAGGAAACGTGTATGTGTtgtgaaagaaaagaataatgGAGAGTCGTCCAGGGAAATTCTCTGAAAAGATATATGGAGCAACTGAGAAAGTTTTGGAAGCATACATCCAAACAAGGACGGTATCGATTGCGTGTGTGAAGCAAaatttctctttttctctccTTTCTCTTTATCGAAACACTGTTATTTTAGTAGCCCTGACCTGACGATTAGATTGACAGTGAAGAAGAACCTGTTCTCACTCTCTCTCTTACTCTCTTTCTCTCTGCGTGACTGACTGTACTCCTTTCTTTGCTAACACTCACTGGCGCATACCAACACAACACTACACATTCATTTTCACCTTCACTCTTTCTATCATATGTATTTGTCTCAGTATCTTTACTTAGATTCTATTTCCTTTGTTAACTCTCACAAACACAATCCATCTGCTTCTGCTTCTGCTTCTAAAGTGCATCTAActtgttcttgtttttttttttttttctactttctCTCTCTACACATTTTACCCTATAAAAAAAAGGGTTAGAGGAGGTTAATTTCCCGGCGGTGGTGAGATCTTCTGCGGAGTTCAGGTGCGTACGTGTGAGCTCGATGGACGAGGCGGATGAGGAGTATGCATACTCAACTGCTGTGAACATTGGAGGGCATGTGTTCAAAGGGATTTTATATGACTATGGTCCAGAAGGTAACCGTAATTACATGGGTGGTAATGGGGAAAGCTCTTCCACTGGGGTTGGAGGTTTGAACCTCACTACTGGTGCTGTTGTCTCAGAGCCACTCCTTGATCCTTCTTCTTCCTTGTATCCAGCTCCTCTTAACACCTTCATGCCCGGTAGCGGTACGCAATTCTTCCCTCACCCACGATCTTGAACAAACAAAAGCCAAAACAAAGCAAACAAACAgaatttttatgttgtttttatgttttaatttactGCATCTTCACTCGCCAACTTTGTTTTTCCACTATTTTATGATCATCTTGTAGTCTTAAATTGATGCTCATTCGAGTAGGAGAGAatggaaagagaagaagaaagagaaaaaaagaaaatgcacacgTGTCGTGTTTTGTTTTTATGCAAATGCAAATGATCAATGCTTAATTAGTCTGAAAATGTATCATTCTTGGTAAGTAAGGATATACAATTCGTTAGCCagtgttattttatttgtatcttTCTCTGTACGATATTAATGGACACCTGGTTCTAATATCGGGTTGTTCTCcgtcttcttctttttttatgatGGTTTTAGGGGTTGATTCTTGCATTAGTTTGTTGAATTATATCACAGCTGTCTGGTTTGTTCTCAATACGAAGCTGCTTTTTCTCTGTTTATCCGTATGCTTGCCCGTTTGAAATTCAACTACAAACACAATCTTGATCTTTACAAATTCTCCAAGATGATCTCTactcttttttatcttttaaaattaaaattttcattttccgGTATGGGGTTCCAACCATGCATGAACATTCAAATTTAAAAGGTGAAAGATTTCTCTCCCTATTTCCCATGCGATGCTGTAATTCTAACATCTTACTCAATCTACATTTGCACAGATGTGACGTTCATTGCTAAAGAGGAAATATTGTTAATCAATATGCTCATATTTAATGCACATGCAGCAAACTATACGTATATAGGCGAACACTCCATTTTATGTCTAATGAGTATAGCTTATGGTATAAAACAAATTGTTGCTTGATCCAAAAACACTAAAATGTGTAAAACAAAAGGGAAAGGTTAAGATGTCAGCAGGATTCGAAAACTTGTGATGCTACATGCTCTCTCCATCTCATGACTGCCAACCCCTGTACTCTCTGATCAGTGTCATGTAATTCAGTTTTTCCATGAGATGTCCGCTAAATGTGTTATAATTACCTACACTACATTTTATAGACAACCAAATAACCTCTAGATAATAACTACCTATTATGGATAGTCAACTTTTTATAATGTTGTGTGCCACTCAATATATCTTGTTGTTTACTTTTTGTTCaacatgatttttatttaaatgttgGACATAGGAGGAACAAGGCAGACAAAACTTGAGGATAGAGAAAATACTAAATTgcattttatttaatgtttttaaacaGCATTTCTTTCCAATAGCAAGTTCTACATGGAAAGTCATTAAAGTTAACTTATTCTAATCATTACTATTTTTTTCAACAGAATTTCTTACATCCATTTGATGAAAATATTTCACATTCCATATGCTATGATTTTGAGTTATGTAGGCTTCATTTTCTATTCCGAAACTTATTTGCATTTCTAACATACAATGATCTATTGCAATTCACTCTCTTTTCTctatataaatatttcttacATCTCTGTAATATTCCCTTTTCCATTTCTACTCTTTATTACTGAGTTTTTCATAGATTTTCAAACATTAGCAACTTATTATAGATTTTTATCTGTAATATTGGAGgcatgaaaaatataattaattttgaatgaaTCCATCCTTAATGTAGACGATGATAATAGAGAAATCTGTTATGAAAAGTCACTTATGACGAATAATGCATGAAGGTATTGGAATCTGACATATCTCTGATCTTACTGATTCTTTTAGTTTGTCTCTGGTTTCTGAAAAGCTTTTCTGTTTGGATTTGACTACATAGTTTATAAGTTCAATATCTGGGGGACTTGACACTTCATTGGTTCTAGTGGTTAGTCTTCCTTTGCATATAAAGTTTGAAGTTAATTAAGTGTTCAAAATCTAAGCCTTAATGCTAATATTCTCTCTTGTACTTCAAAGAGGTTGTGATCTtgaattttatttcatgtttgGTTGGTCAAGGTTCACTGGATTTTATTagaagtttttgtttttatctatGAAATGAGcgttatggaattatttgtatgtatgtatgtataaaATTACTGTATAAACCAAGGTTATCTGTCTGTAAAGTTTTTATCATGCTTGTTAGATTAGATGTTTAATTAGATGTTTAAGTAAAAATGTTAAAAGTATGTTACTGTCACATATGTTTATTTATAGGTTActgttaaaaaatgttatatgagAGAAAATAATCAATACCAAATATAGTAgactttattaaaaattataatagacTTTATTAATGTTGTTGTCGTGTAAGCATTTCTTATCAAAATAATCTCACAGCAATTCACTATTTGATTTAGTAATTGGAGTATAGAACTTGTAttcttgaaaaacaaaattaatgtaGAATATCTCTTCTTTGTACAGTGGGTTTCACCTTGTCTTGTAcctattatacttttttttatgaaatttatgtTTGAGTCCTATTCGTAATGTAAATAAATACATGTTATGGCAGCTACCATGTGGACTTAAATTCTTGGTAGCAATCAGATGCAACCACATCTGTATACAAGTAAAATGTATGTTTGACCTGAAGTAGTGTAATTAGAATTTCCTCGTACCAACTTAACCCAAAAGTTTATTTTCCAAATTTAGTTGCCGATGTAACTCCTTATTCACTTCCTCCGTTTTTCAGTCCTGCTTTATTGGGATGCACGTGTTTTTAATAAGGAATTTAATCAAACTAGAACTGTAAAACACAATTATCCCTACAATTAACATGAGCATTCATCTTCACCAATGTATATTGGTTCGATTCCGGAGTTtcactttattattttaatgaataatAGTCATGgtgaatattatttaataagttttaaaataGGTGCAACTAATGTATTTATTGTCTACAGTAAGAGAGATAAGTTCAAATTTATACAGTTGGTTTGATATTAAATTTTGACACAACTTTGTATTGAGCAGTAGAAAAGCACTTTTGCTTTGGTTTTTCTGGTATTTGTTGTTAAGAGTTTTTTCATGAAATTACACAAATAAAACCAGATGCACTAATGGAGATgcaaattggttgtttgatATCATCAGGAGGGAGAAGACTGTATTTAACAATTAAAAGCAATTAAAAGATGTAGTATATGTACGTCTATGTTTTGTAGACAAAATGAAAGActaaataaataagaacttgTGGATTCTATTATTTGACTTTAGTAACATAGTTATACCACTTTACCAATTGTCTTGGAAGTGGCTGATAGTGGCGAACTGATCTCTATAAACTCCGCTTTAAATTTTTGCCCTCTTTCTTGGATTCGTATTCTTTTTCACGCAATAAAGAGTACAACAGCATAGTGGACTTTGGCAGTGCCAACTTGAAAGCAAGGGAATAAACTTG
The sequence above is a segment of the Phaseolus vulgaris cultivar G19833 chromosome 2, P. vulgaris v2.0, whole genome shotgun sequence genome. Coding sequences within it:
- the LOC137811502 gene encoding protein SHI RELATED SEQUENCE 1-like, with protein sequence MAGIFSLGGRGNNNEEEIPPPPDTLYWYNNKNDDVSSYHHHRGGGGFELWNQQQQQHFMDQGPPQPRPLFHQDLYSALGVGVGPSRPISDDQSSSRSGFMVGGGSGSGSGGISCQDCGNQAKKDCPHMRCRTCCKSRGFDCQTHVKSTWVPASRRRERQQQLSTLQQNIESSGELPKRQRERDHNNPTSSSLACTRLPSNPSSSGLEEVNFPAVVRSSAEFRCVRVSSMDEADEEYAYSTAVNIGGHVFKGILYDYGPEGNRNYMGGNGESSSTGVGGLNLTTGAVVSEPLLDPSSSLYPAPLNTFMPGSGTQFFPHPRS